The following proteins come from a genomic window of Achromobacter sp. AONIH1:
- a CDS encoding class I SAM-dependent methyltransferase: MRLFKWSPAFAAKCGVKFRLRAVNRQFLEREIFDHLNQLAAKSPTRMKCLFLGMHYYTWHYPRLLKMDFYSLDMDPEQAVYGPPGRHVIGSATDMAGYYDEESFDIVVSNGVIGWGLNERIGFEQMMEQCHRVLKPGGLLILGYNDTPERKPYPVDIDHAGLFEPVVPSIRGITHFEHPMNDSYAHVFVFGRKRKEETETA; encoded by the coding sequence ATGAGACTGTTCAAATGGTCTCCGGCCTTCGCCGCGAAATGCGGCGTGAAATTCCGACTGCGCGCTGTGAATCGTCAATTTCTCGAACGGGAAATCTTCGACCACCTGAACCAGCTCGCCGCCAAGTCACCCACCCGGATGAAGTGCCTGTTCCTGGGCATGCATTACTACACCTGGCACTACCCTCGCCTGCTCAAGATGGATTTCTATTCACTGGACATGGATCCTGAGCAAGCCGTCTATGGCCCCCCTGGCAGGCACGTCATCGGCAGCGCGACGGACATGGCAGGCTACTACGACGAAGAGTCGTTCGACATCGTGGTGTCCAACGGCGTGATCGGCTGGGGCTTGAACGAGCGGATCGGATTCGAGCAGATGATGGAGCAGTGCCATCGGGTGCTCAAACCAGGTGGGCTATTGATTCTCGGGTACAACGATACGCCAGAGCGGAAACCTTATCCGGTGGATATTGATCATGCCGGCTTGTTCGAGCCTGTGGTGCCGTCGATTCGGGGGATCACGCACTTCGAGCATCCGATGAACGACAGCTACGCGCATGTGTTTGTTTTTGGGCGGAAGCGGAAGGAGGAGACCGAGACTGCTTGA
- a CDS encoding N-acetylmuramoyl-L-alanine amidase — protein MAITARRRAGRVAAAVCLALPALSAQAAYVVVDTGHTPARPGATGASGRVEYQYNLVLSGAVAARLTALGERVKRVAADGAEVSLGQRSRLAPDADFFISIHHDSMQQKYIDAGRQREFAGFSIFVSQRNPRYEESLRCAKAIGEALVAAGEKPSLYHAEPIAGENRPLLDRRLGVHRFDGLAVLKTATMPAVLVEAGVIVNPDDEARVARPDTIERMARAIADGVHACLGG, from the coding sequence ATGGCGATCACGGCGCGGCGGCGCGCGGGTCGGGTGGCGGCGGCCGTGTGCCTGGCGCTGCCGGCCTTGTCGGCGCAGGCCGCCTATGTGGTGGTGGATACGGGCCACACGCCTGCGCGGCCCGGGGCCACGGGCGCCAGCGGCCGGGTGGAGTATCAGTACAACCTGGTGCTGAGCGGCGCGGTGGCGGCGCGGCTGACGGCGCTGGGCGAACGGGTCAAGCGCGTGGCGGCCGACGGCGCCGAGGTGTCGCTGGGGCAGCGCTCGCGGCTGGCGCCGGATGCGGATTTCTTCATCTCCATCCATCACGATTCGATGCAGCAGAAGTACATCGACGCGGGTCGCCAGCGCGAGTTCGCGGGCTTCTCGATCTTTGTCTCGCAGCGCAATCCCCGCTACGAGGAAAGCCTGCGCTGCGCCAAGGCGATCGGCGAGGCGCTGGTGGCGGCGGGCGAGAAGCCGTCGCTGTATCACGCCGAGCCCATCGCCGGCGAGAACCGCCCGCTGCTGGACCGCCGCCTGGGCGTGCATCGCTTCGACGGGCTGGCGGTGCTCAAGACGGCGACCATGCCGGCGGTGCTGGTGGAGGCCGGCGTGATCGTGAATCCGGACGACGAGGCCCGGGTGGCGCGGCCCGACACCATCGAACGCATGGCGCGCGCGATCGCCGATGGCGTGCACGCCTGCCTGGGTGGCTAG
- the tenA gene encoding thiaminase II: MSFSSDAWARNAALYEKTRTMPFNQELASGQLDEHALRHYMIQDAHYLVAFGRALAVAAAKADNADGVVQFADAAKNAVVVERSLHDGFMKQFGISADTFNATPLTPASHHYTSYLIATAWSAPYPVALAALLPCFWIYAEIGRDIHARAAQPNPYSAWIDTYAGEEFHTLVREVIASVDRAAELASAVTVKAMHEAYTHAARLEWMFWDSAYRQGTWEV; the protein is encoded by the coding sequence ATGTCTTTCAGCTCCGACGCCTGGGCGCGCAACGCCGCGCTGTACGAAAAAACGCGCACCATGCCGTTCAACCAGGAGCTGGCCAGCGGCCAGCTCGACGAGCACGCGCTCCGCCACTACATGATCCAGGACGCCCACTACCTGGTCGCCTTCGGCCGCGCGCTCGCCGTGGCCGCCGCCAAGGCCGACAACGCCGACGGCGTGGTCCAGTTCGCCGACGCCGCCAAGAACGCCGTCGTGGTCGAGCGCAGCCTGCACGACGGCTTCATGAAGCAGTTCGGCATCAGCGCCGACACCTTCAACGCCACCCCGCTCACGCCCGCCAGCCACCACTACACCAGCTACCTCATCGCCACCGCCTGGAGCGCGCCCTACCCCGTGGCCCTGGCCGCGCTGCTGCCCTGCTTCTGGATCTACGCCGAGATCGGCCGCGACATCCACGCCCGCGCCGCCCAGCCCAACCCCTACAGCGCCTGGATCGACACCTACGCCGGCGAGGAATTCCACACCCTGGTCCGCGAAGTCATCGCGTCCGTGGACCGCGCCGCGGAACTTGCGTCCGCCGTAACGGTCAAGGCTATGCACGAGGCATACACACACGCCGCGCGGCTGGAATGGATGTTCTGGGATTCCGCGTATCGGCAAGGCACATGGGAGGTCTAG
- a CDS encoding lysozyme inhibitor LprI family protein, with product MHVSLRATRFLILAGLTAAAAPALAIDCGKASSPVEKLICSSREAKAEDAGLNRAYAALMKQAPDDEIRAMLKDSQRRWLAARDGKLQDLIANIDAVPEGKTAGSVAADLISARIDALTERDKGSKQPRLISTALAQREFRQQFTGGPYDGYDVVCELLPPNDIYACFAISHYQNKDRVCTAEQYWATGSVYAQRYVAKVVDQKLVPVASCSYNGNDDNCPGGISDEARWNTGPKVRTPMGYPTKPLPRLDGEVYDSDDYDWLKACLTDDTFPLANPTTAGR from the coding sequence ATGCATGTCAGTCTGCGCGCGACCCGGTTCCTGATCCTGGCGGGCCTGACCGCCGCGGCGGCGCCGGCCCTGGCGATCGATTGCGGCAAGGCGTCCAGCCCCGTCGAGAAACTGATCTGCTCCAGCCGCGAGGCGAAAGCCGAGGACGCCGGGCTGAACCGCGCCTATGCCGCGCTGATGAAGCAGGCGCCGGACGACGAGATCCGCGCGATGCTGAAGGACAGCCAGCGCCGCTGGCTCGCCGCGCGCGACGGCAAGCTGCAAGACCTGATCGCCAACATCGACGCCGTGCCGGAAGGCAAGACGGCGGGTTCCGTCGCGGCCGACCTGATCAGCGCCCGCATCGACGCGCTGACGGAGCGCGACAAGGGCAGCAAGCAGCCCAGGCTGATCAGCACGGCGCTGGCCCAGCGGGAATTCCGCCAGCAGTTCACCGGCGGTCCCTACGACGGTTACGACGTGGTCTGCGAGCTGCTGCCGCCGAACGACATCTACGCCTGCTTCGCGATCAGCCACTACCAGAACAAGGACCGAGTCTGCACCGCCGAGCAATACTGGGCCACGGGCTCGGTCTACGCGCAGCGCTATGTGGCGAAGGTGGTGGACCAGAAGCTGGTGCCGGTGGCGTCCTGCTCGTACAACGGCAACGACGACAACTGCCCGGGCGGCATCTCGGACGAGGCGCGCTGGAACACCGGTCCCAAGGTGCGCACGCCGATGGGCTATCCGACCAAGCCGCTGCCCCGGCTCGATGGCGAGGTCTATGACAGCGACGACTACGACTGGCTCAAGGCTTGCCTGACGGACGATACGTTCCCGCTGGCCAATCCGACGACGGCGGGGCGCTAG